The Virgibacillus sp. MSP4-1 genome has a segment encoding these proteins:
- the spxA gene encoding transcriptional regulator SpxA, translating to MVTLFTSPSCTSCRKARTWLEEHDIPFKERNIFSESLTIDEVKEILRMTENGTDEIISTRSKVFQELNADLDQLPLKDLIDLIQKNPGLLRRPIIMDEKRLQVGYNEDEIRRFLPRKVRSFQLKEAQRLVN from the coding sequence ATGGTAACTTTATTTACATCTCCAAGCTGCACATCTTGTCGGAAAGCAAGAACCTGGCTTGAGGAGCACGATATTCCATTTAAGGAACGAAACATTTTCTCTGAATCTTTGACGATTGATGAAGTCAAGGAGATACTGAGAATGACTGAAAACGGGACAGATGAAATCATCTCTACTCGTTCAAAAGTGTTTCAGGAATTAAATGCAGACTTAGATCAGCTGCCATTGAAGGATTTAATTGATTTAATACAGAAAAATCCTGGACTTCTTCGCCGCCCGATTATTATGGATGAAAAGAGACTCCAGGTAGGGTATAACGAAGATGAAATTCGTCGATTCCTGCCACGAAAAGTACGTTCATTCCAGCTGAAGGAAGCGCAAAGACTTGTCAATTAA